The Luteitalea sp. genomic interval ACGGCGAGCCATTTGGCGAAGAGCAGCTGCGGTCGCTCGGTGAAGACCGCGCGTGGGAAATACGTGCGGCGTCCACCTACTACCTTGGCTTGCATCGTACGGACACAGCGCGACGCGAGCTGGTTCGTCGCCTCGAGGACGCCGATCCGTTCGTCCGCCGCCGGGCCAGCGAGGCGCTCGTACGCACCGGCATCCATTCGGCTATGGACGCGCCGCTCGATCCGGTGGCCGACATCTTCCCGCTGTTGGCCGACGAGGACCGCTTCGTGCGCTACGCGGCGCGTGAGCTGCTCGAACGGGTGAACCGCAACCGCTGGCGTCGCGCAGCGTTGGGCCTCGACAGCTATCCCGCGGCGACCGAAGCCCTGCTCGCGCTCGTCCACACAGCGCAGGTATCAACCGAGATCCGCCCGCTGCTCGAGCGTGAGCTCGCCTTGCTCGAGCGTGGGGTGCCAGATGCCCAGCTCCCGGCATTTCTGCGGGTCGTTCATCTCACGCTACAGCGCGACGAAGGCGTGAGCTACTCGGGGATCTATGACGAGATGGCGGAGATCCTGCTGCCCCGATTTTCCGAGGCGGCTCCGCCTCTCAACCGAGAGATTGCGCTCACGCTCGCATATTTCGGGACGACCGAGGCGATTCCAGAGATCGTGGCCCGCTTGCAGGAGCCGGACGCATCTCATGAGGACCAGATCTTCTACGTCTACTGTCTGCGTGCCATGACGACGGGCTGGGAGGCGACCGAGCGCCAGGCTGTGGTCGATTGGTTCAAGAAGACCCAGGATGAGAGCTGGAAGGGTGGTGCCAGCTTTATCGGCTACCTTCAGTACCTGTGGAACGATTTCGCCAAGGTCTTGCCAGACGAGGAACGAGCGGCAGCGGCGAAGGCGCTGCCCTCGTTTCACGGTGAGCGGCTCACCACGAGCGCCCGCCCCGCGCGTCGACGCGACAACATCGCGGCCTTCTCCGAGCAGGAGCTGAAGGAGTACTTGCTGTGGGATCCAATGGCGTACGCCGGCGATCCGGTCGAAGGGCAAGCTGCCTATGAGAAAGCGCTGTGTGTGAGCTGTCACCGTGTTGGCGATATCGGTCAATCGGCAGGTCCGGATCTGACCGACGTCGCGCGTCGCTTCCAGCGCGGCGACCTGCTCGAGGCGATTCTGTATCCGTCGAAGGCGATCTCGGATCAGTGGGCTTCTGCAGAAGTGGTCACAAAGGACCAGCAGTCGTATGTCGGCGTGATCTCGACCGAGAACAGCAGTTCGCTGACCGTGCTGCCAGTTGACGGCAGCGCCGCGGTGACGATCCCGAAGTCGCAGATTGTCTCGCGGAAGGCGGCGACCACATCGGCCATGCCCGAGGGCTTGCTCAACGCGCTCTCGCTCAGCGAGATTGCCGATCTGTTCGCCTTCTTGGAGAATCCGCCCGCGCAATGACGCTCGGAGTGTAGGAGAACGTCGTAGCGCAGCGGTGGTAGCGCGCGACCTTTCCGCCTCCGCGCTCCGCGCTTTGGCGGGTGGCG includes:
- a CDS encoding c-type cytochrome; translated protein: FNLAGELVTFDSDMEWDIGLPWYRPVRTNHLAPGGEFGWRTGSGKWPAYYPDSLPGISDIGRGSPVGVVFYQSDAYPEKYRDAFLIADWSRGRILAGFLQKAGATYTEKQVDFVLGTPLNVTDLDVGPDGNVYFSKGGRSTEGGIHRVVHESSRPASDGGSQGETDLSRRSEAKAEPLARALAQPQPRSAWGRAAIRRAREDAGRGWSSDLREVVSSGSESADRRVRALELLQVHGEPFGEEQLRSLGEDRAWEIRAASTYYLGLHRTDTARRELVRRLEDADPFVRRRASEALVRTGIHSAMDAPLDPVADIFPLLADEDRFVRYAARELLERVNRNRWRRAALGLDSYPAATEALLALVHTAQVSTEIRPLLERELALLERGVPDAQLPAFLRVVHLTLQRDEGVSYSGIYDEMAEILLPRFSEAAPPLNREIALTLAYFGTTEAIPEIVARLQEPDASHEDQIFYVYCLRAMTTGWEATERQAVVDWFKKTQDESWKGGASFIGYLQYLWNDFAKVLPDEERAAAAKALPSFHGERLTTSARPARRRDNIAAFSEQELKEYLLWDPMAYAGDPVEGQAAYEKALCVSCHRVGDIGQSAGPDLTDVARRFQRGDLLEAILYPSKAISDQWASAEVVTKDQQSYVGVISTENSSSLTVLPVDGSAAVTIPKSQIVSRKAATTSAMPEGLLNALSLSEIADLFAFLENPPAQ